One window of the Bradyrhizobium sp. NP1 genome contains the following:
- a CDS encoding L,D-transpeptidase: MMIKNVLTICAAVAAAAAGTSLAHAQQGYPVPPGAYSPAPGPYQGGGYPNDYRRPAAPDFDALDDDDEPRSSAALPPPGPILSPDDPRYGRPAGAPPVYSDRGAPTGPILSPDDPRYGRPAGAPPVYSDRGAPTGPILSPDDPRYGRPAGPPSVIYADRPGGPPQGGDGAPRPPEGVVGGAGAGATGAVQPLVGADGKPLTIASLPPEEQPDVAPAQLPPNLRRQEVGFATKEPAGTIIVDTPNTYLYYVLGNGRAIRYGVRVGRDGFTWTGVQKITRKAEWPDWHPPPEMIERQPYLPRFMAGGPGNPLGARAMYLGSTVYRIHGTNQPSTIGKFVSSGCIGMLNEDVSDLFDRVKVGTRVVVRPGGSPPGTATASAQPAPGAGAPPPVAAAAPPPAQMSSGPLPGTQPTVVPPLPAPVTVR; this comes from the coding sequence ATGATGATCAAGAACGTCCTGACGATTTGCGCGGCTGTGGCGGCGGCCGCGGCGGGAACCTCGCTTGCCCACGCCCAGCAAGGCTATCCGGTGCCGCCCGGAGCCTATTCGCCCGCCCCGGGTCCCTATCAGGGGGGCGGCTATCCGAACGACTATCGCCGGCCCGCCGCGCCCGATTTCGATGCGCTCGATGACGACGACGAGCCCCGGAGTTCGGCGGCGTTGCCGCCACCCGGTCCGATCCTGTCGCCCGACGATCCCCGCTATGGCCGCCCCGCTGGCGCACCACCGGTCTATTCCGATCGCGGCGCACCGACCGGGCCGATCCTGTCACCCGATGACCCCCGCTATGGCCGTCCCGCCGGCGCGCCGCCGGTCTATTCCGATCGTGGCGCACCGACTGGTCCGATCCTGTCGCCCGATGATCCCCGCTATGGCCGCCCCGCGGGTCCGCCATCGGTGATCTATGCCGACCGCCCCGGCGGGCCGCCGCAGGGTGGCGACGGGGCTCCGCGTCCGCCGGAAGGCGTCGTCGGCGGAGCAGGCGCTGGCGCCACCGGTGCGGTACAGCCCCTCGTCGGCGCAGACGGCAAGCCGCTGACGATCGCCTCGCTGCCGCCCGAGGAGCAGCCGGACGTCGCGCCCGCGCAGTTGCCGCCGAACCTGCGCCGGCAGGAAGTCGGCTTCGCCACCAAGGAGCCGGCGGGAACCATCATTGTCGATACCCCGAACACCTACCTCTATTACGTGCTCGGCAATGGGCGGGCGATCCGCTATGGCGTCCGCGTCGGCCGCGACGGCTTCACCTGGACCGGCGTGCAGAAGATCACCCGCAAGGCGGAATGGCCCGACTGGCACCCGCCGCCGGAGATGATCGAGCGCCAGCCCTATCTGCCGCGCTTCATGGCGGGCGGCCCGGGCAATCCGCTCGGCGCGCGCGCGATGTATCTCGGTTCGACGGTTTACCGCATCCACGGCACCAACCAGCCGTCCACGATCGGCAAGTTCGTCTCCTCCGGCTGCATCGGCATGCTGAACGAGGATGTCAGCGACCTCTTCGACCGCGTGAAGGTCGGCACCCGCGTGGTGGTGCGGCCGGGCGGTTCGCCCCCGGGCACCGCGACCGCCTCCGCCCAGCCGGCGCCCGGCGCGGGAGCCCCGCCGCCGGTTGCAGCCGCAGCACCTCCGCCGGCGCAGATGTCGAGCGGTCCGCTGCCGGGCACCCAGCCGACCGTGGTGCCGCCGTTGCCCGCGCCGGTCACGGTCCGCTAA
- the sseA gene encoding 3-mercaptopyruvate sulfurtransferase, whose translation MPPSTTDPLVSTEWLAAHLNDPNVRIVDASFKMPGVLPLPKDDYLKAHIPGAVFFDVDAVSDHSNPLPHMFPGAEQFGRDVGALGIGNDDTVVVYDAGGWVAGPRAWWMLLAYGHDKVRVLDGGLKKWQAEGRPVESGAVTPKPATFKATFDARRVRSMQQMAANLASHAEQVIDARAADRFEGRVAEPRPGLRSGHIPGSRSLPYNTLFDGATGTMKPLAELRAAFAAAGAKLDAPIVTSCGSGVSAAVLTLALYRLGVENPALYDGSWSEWGQAGGPPVATGPA comes from the coding sequence ATGCCCCCTAGCACCACCGACCCGCTCGTCTCCACCGAATGGCTCGCCGCGCATCTCAACGACCCGAACGTCAGGATCGTCGACGCCTCGTTCAAGATGCCGGGCGTGCTGCCGTTGCCGAAGGATGATTACCTGAAGGCGCATATTCCCGGCGCCGTGTTCTTCGATGTCGACGCCGTGTCCGACCACTCAAATCCGCTGCCGCACATGTTTCCGGGCGCGGAGCAGTTCGGCCGCGATGTCGGGGCGCTCGGCATCGGCAACGACGACACGGTCGTGGTCTATGACGCCGGCGGCTGGGTCGCAGGTCCCCGCGCCTGGTGGATGTTGCTGGCCTACGGCCACGACAAGGTGCGCGTGCTCGACGGCGGATTGAAGAAGTGGCAGGCCGAGGGCCGGCCGGTCGAGAGCGGCGCAGTCACGCCGAAGCCCGCCACCTTCAAGGCCACGTTCGACGCAAGGCGCGTGCGCTCGATGCAGCAGATGGCGGCAAACCTCGCAAGCCATGCCGAGCAGGTGATCGATGCGCGCGCCGCCGACCGCTTCGAAGGCCGCGTCGCCGAACCGCGGCCGGGCCTTCGCTCCGGGCACATCCCGGGCAGCCGCAGCCTTCCCTACAACACGCTGTTCGATGGGGCGACCGGCACGATGAAGCCGCTTGCCGAGTTGCGCGCAGCGTTTGCGGCCGCAGGCGCAAAGCTCGATGCGCCCATCGTCACGAGCTGCGGCTCGGGCGTGTCGGCGGCCGTGCTCACGCTCGCGCTCTACCGCTTGGGGGTTGAAAATCCCGCGCTCTATGACGGCTCATGGTCGGAATGGGGGCAGGCGGGCGGCCCGCCGGTCGCGACCGGGCCGGCCTGA
- a CDS encoding rhodanese-like domain-containing protein, protein MPQTIHRGIKAMVDEANAEIETISADDAIKIVHNGDVVIVDIRDPREIERDGKIPGAFSCTRGMLEFWIDPQSPYAKPIFQEDKKFIFHCAGGLRSALAAKTAQDMGLRPVAHIGGGFAAWRDAGGPVEKWEPKKKG, encoded by the coding sequence ATGCCCCAGACCATCCACCGCGGCATCAAGGCCATGGTCGACGAGGCCAACGCCGAGATCGAGACCATCAGCGCGGACGACGCCATCAAGATCGTGCATAACGGCGACGTCGTCATCGTCGACATTCGCGACCCCCGGGAGATCGAGCGCGACGGCAAGATCCCCGGTGCGTTCTCCTGCACCCGCGGCATGCTGGAGTTCTGGATCGATCCGCAAAGTCCCTATGCCAAGCCGATCTTCCAGGAGGACAAGAAGTTCATCTTCCATTGCGCAGGCGGCCTGCGCTCGGCGCTCGCGGCCAAGACCGCGCAGGACATGGGCTTGAGGCCGGTCGCCCATATCGGCGGCGGCTTTGCGGCCTGGCGCGACGCGGGCGGGCCGGTCGAGAAGTGGGAGCCGAAGAAGAAGGGCTAG
- a CDS encoding VWA domain-containing protein, translating to MFLQFFTSLRDAQIPVTLREYLTLMEALDADLAEQTVENFYYLSRAALVKDERNLDKFDRVFGTVFKGLENLLDAMEKADIPAEWLKKLAEKYLTEEEKKQIEAMGWDKLMETLRKRLEEQKGRHQGGSKWIGTAGTSPFGAHGYNPEGVRIGQEKNRNFRAVKVWDRREFRDLDGNVELGIRNIKIALRRLRKFARTGAPDELDLDTTIKETANHGYLDVVMRPERRNAVKVLVFFDIGGSMDSHIEQVEELFSAAKSEFKHMEYFYFHNCLYEGVWKQNKRRFTDRTPTWDVLHKYPHDYKVVFVGDASMSPYEIMVPGGSVEHVNEEAGSVWLERIVRTYPHAVWLNPVQQKHWDYSESTTIIRRIFASRMYPITIEGLENAMKELVR from the coding sequence ATGTTCCTGCAGTTCTTCACCTCGCTCCGCGACGCGCAGATCCCCGTGACCCTGCGCGAATACCTGACGCTGATGGAAGCGCTCGACGCCGACCTCGCCGAGCAGACGGTGGAGAATTTCTATTACCTGTCGCGCGCGGCGCTGGTGAAGGACGAGCGCAATCTCGACAAGTTCGATCGCGTCTTCGGTACCGTCTTCAAGGGGCTCGAGAACCTGCTCGATGCGATGGAGAAGGCGGATATCCCGGCCGAATGGCTGAAGAAGCTCGCCGAAAAATATCTCACCGAGGAAGAGAAGAAGCAGATCGAGGCCATGGGCTGGGACAAGCTCATGGAGACGCTGCGCAAGCGACTCGAGGAGCAGAAGGGGCGCCACCAGGGCGGCAGCAAGTGGATTGGCACCGCCGGCACTTCGCCGTTCGGCGCCCACGGTTACAATCCCGAAGGCGTGCGCATCGGCCAGGAGAAGAACCGCAATTTCCGCGCCGTGAAGGTATGGGACCGCCGCGAGTTCAGGGATCTCGACGGCAATGTCGAGCTCGGCATCCGCAACATCAAGATCGCGCTGCGCCGCCTGCGCAAATTCGCCCGCACCGGCGCGCCCGACGAGCTCGATCTCGATACCACGATCAAGGAGACCGCCAACCACGGCTATCTCGACGTGGTGATGCGTCCCGAGCGGCGCAACGCGGTCAAGGTGCTGGTGTTCTTCGACATCGGCGGCTCGATGGATTCCCACATCGAGCAGGTCGAGGAGCTGTTCTCGGCGGCGAAGAGCGAATTCAAGCACATGGAATATTTCTACTTCCACAACTGCCTCTATGAAGGCGTCTGGAAGCAGAACAAGCGACGCTTCACCGACCGCACGCCGACCTGGGACGTGCTGCACAAATATCCGCACGACTACAAGGTGGTGTTCGTCGGCGACGCCTCGATGTCGCCTTACGAGATCATGGTGCCGGGCGGCTCGGTCGAGCACGTCAACGAGGAGGCCGGCTCGGTCTGGCTCGAGCGCATCGTGCGCACCTATCCGCACGCGGTCTGGCTCAATCCGGTGCAGCAGAAGCACTGGGACTATTCGGAATCGACCACCATCATCCGCCGCATCTTCGCAAGCCGCATGTATCCGATCACGATCGAGGGGCTGGAGAACGCGATGAAGGAGCTGGTGCGGTAG
- a CDS encoding GlsB/YeaQ/YmgE family stress response membrane protein, producing MGILAALVIGAIAGWLAGLIVHGAGFGLIGNIVVGIIGALVASWILPQLGVSLGSGTTVRDIINATIGAVIVLVILSLVRRA from the coding sequence ATGGGTATTCTTGCGGCACTGGTGATCGGAGCGATTGCAGGCTGGCTCGCCGGGCTGATCGTGCACGGCGCGGGCTTCGGCCTGATCGGAAACATCGTGGTCGGCATCATTGGCGCGCTGGTCGCGAGCTGGATCCTGCCGCAACTCGGCGTCAGCCTGGGGTCAGGCACCACGGTTCGCGACATCATCAACGCCACGATCGGCGCCGTCATCGTGCTGGTGATCCTGTCCCTGGTCAGGCGCGCCTAG
- a CDS encoding MoxR family ATPase, with protein MKFTGTKDYVATDDLKVAVNASIVLERPLLVKGEPGTGKTVLAEEVAKALGAPLLTWHIKSTTKAQQGLYEYDAVSRLRDSQLGDARVSDISNYIKRGKLWDAFTSEKRPVLLIDEIDKADIEFPNDLLLELDRMEFFVYETGENIKAKLRPIVMITSNNEKELPDAFLRRCFFHYIKFPDADTMVRIVDVHFPGIKKRLVEEALRIFFEVREVPGLKKKPSTSELLDWLKLLLNEDITPEMLRERDPRKLIPPLHGALLKNEQDVHLFERLAFLSRREV; from the coding sequence ATGAAATTCACCGGCACCAAGGACTATGTCGCTACTGACGATCTCAAGGTCGCGGTCAACGCCTCGATCGTGCTCGAGCGCCCGCTGCTCGTGAAGGGCGAGCCCGGCACCGGCAAGACCGTGCTCGCCGAGGAGGTTGCGAAAGCGCTCGGCGCGCCGCTCCTCACCTGGCACATCAAGTCGACCACCAAGGCGCAGCAGGGCCTCTACGAATATGACGCGGTGTCGCGCCTGCGCGACAGCCAGCTCGGCGACGCCAGGGTGTCCGACATCTCGAACTACATCAAGCGCGGCAAATTGTGGGACGCGTTCACCTCCGAGAAGCGGCCGGTGCTCCTGATCGACGAGATCGACAAGGCCGATATCGAGTTTCCCAACGACCTGCTGCTCGAGCTCGATCGCATGGAGTTCTTCGTCTACGAGACCGGCGAGAACATCAAGGCGAAGCTGCGCCCGATCGTGATGATCACCTCCAACAACGAGAAGGAGCTGCCGGACGCCTTCCTGCGCCGCTGCTTCTTCCACTACATCAAGTTCCCCGATGCCGACACCATGGTGCGGATCGTCGACGTGCATTTCCCCGGGATCAAGAAGCGCCTGGTCGAGGAAGCGCTGCGCATCTTCTTCGAGGTGCGCGAGGTGCCCGGCCTGAAGAAGAAGCCGTCGACCTCGGAGCTGCTCGACTGGCTGAAGCTTCTGCTCAACGAGGACATCACGCCGGAGATGCTCAGGGAACGCGATCCGCGCAAGCTGATCCCACCGCTGCACGGCGCGCTGCTCAAGAACGAGCAAGACGTGCACCTATTCGAGCGGCTGGCGTTCTTGAGCCGGCGCGAGGTATAG
- a CDS encoding GMC family oxidoreductase N-terminal domain-containing protein — translation MDIFDYVIVGSGSAGSVLAYRLSEDPATTVCVLEAGPKDWHPYIHLPAGFIKTFHMRSINWAYQQEVGPYTGGRSIYAPRGKTLGGSSSINGHIYNRGQRQDFDTWAQLGNRGWGYADVLPYFKRLERRVGEGEDTYRGRDGNLVVTTMDWKDPLCEAFMAGAMSLGIPRNPDYNGAIQEGVSYAQRTIQKGLRVSAATAFLHPARRRGNVSVRTHAHATEIVFEGKRAVGVRYMQGGKGGTPVEVRARKEVILSGGTYNSPQLLQLSGVGSPELLRAHGIEVRHALAGVGEGLQDHYAPRSVARVKNIKTINQLRQGWHLWVEALKWATTRRGLLSLSPTMVYCFWHSGETTESSDLQLTFTPASYKEGVQGQLEDEPGMTVASWQQRPEARGYVRIRSADPFEAPVIQTNYLGHELDRRVVVAGMKLARRLLQSVPLAPYYAYEDFPGPNVQSDDEFLAAATQRGTTTFHPGCTCRMGPAGTNWAVVDDQLRVHGLEGLRVIDASIMPRMISANLNASTMMIADRASDLIRGKAPPEAARIPDSVVAGV, via the coding sequence ATGGATATTTTCGACTATGTGATCGTGGGTTCGGGTTCCGCCGGCAGCGTGCTCGCCTATCGGCTGAGCGAAGATCCGGCCACCACGGTCTGCGTGCTCGAGGCCGGGCCGAAGGATTGGCATCCCTACATTCATCTGCCGGCCGGCTTCATCAAGACCTTCCACATGCGAAGCATCAACTGGGCCTACCAGCAGGAGGTAGGTCCCTATACCGGCGGCCGCAGCATCTATGCGCCGCGCGGCAAGACGCTGGGCGGCTCGTCCTCCATCAACGGTCATATCTACAACCGCGGCCAGCGCCAGGATTTCGACACCTGGGCGCAGCTCGGCAATCGCGGTTGGGGCTATGCCGACGTGCTGCCCTATTTCAAGCGGCTGGAGCGGCGCGTCGGCGAGGGCGAGGACACCTATCGCGGGCGTGACGGCAATCTGGTCGTCACCACCATGGACTGGAAGGACCCGCTGTGCGAGGCCTTCATGGCGGGCGCGATGAGCCTCGGCATCCCGCGCAACCCCGACTATAACGGCGCGATCCAGGAGGGCGTTTCCTACGCCCAGCGCACCATTCAAAAGGGCCTGCGCGTCAGTGCCGCCACCGCGTTCCTGCATCCGGCGCGCAGGCGGGGCAACGTCAGCGTCCGCACGCATGCGCATGCGACCGAGATCGTCTTCGAGGGCAAGCGCGCGGTCGGCGTGCGCTACATGCAGGGTGGCAAGGGCGGCACGCCGGTCGAGGTGCGCGCGAGGAAAGAGGTGATCCTCTCCGGCGGCACCTACAACTCGCCGCAGCTGCTGCAGCTCTCGGGCGTCGGCTCACCGGAATTGCTGCGCGCGCACGGCATCGAGGTACGTCATGCGCTCGCAGGCGTCGGCGAGGGATTGCAGGACCACTACGCGCCACGCTCGGTGGCGCGGGTGAAGAACATCAAGACCATCAATCAGCTTCGCCAGGGCTGGCATCTCTGGGTCGAGGCCCTGAAATGGGCGACCACGCGGCGCGGACTTTTGTCGCTGTCGCCGACCATGGTCTATTGCTTCTGGCATTCCGGCGAGACCACCGAGAGCTCGGACCTGCAGCTGACCTTCACGCCGGCCAGCTACAAAGAGGGCGTGCAGGGCCAGCTCGAGGACGAGCCGGGCATGACGGTCGCTTCCTGGCAGCAGCGCCCGGAGGCGCGCGGCTATGTTCGTATCCGCTCCGCCGATCCGTTCGAGGCGCCTGTGATCCAGACCAACTATCTCGGCCACGAGCTTGACCGCCGCGTCGTCGTCGCCGGCATGAAGCTGGCGCGGCGGCTGCTGCAGTCGGTGCCGCTCGCGCCCTACTACGCCTATGAGGATTTTCCCGGGCCGAACGTGCAGTCGGACGACGAGTTCCTGGCGGCGGCGACCCAGCGCGGCACCACCACCTTCCATCCCGGCTGCACCTGCCGGATGGGACCGGCCGGCACGAACTGGGCCGTGGTTGACGACCAGCTCCGCGTGCATGGCCTCGAAGGCCTGCGCGTGATCGATGCCTCGATCATGCCGCGCATGATCTCGGCCAATCTCAACGCGTCCACGATGATGATCGCCGACCGCGCCAGTGACCTGATCCGCGGCAAGGCGCCGCCGGAGGCCGCGCGCATTCCGGACAGCGTCGTCGCCGGCGTGTGA
- a CDS encoding GNAT family protein, with the protein MSWLQPVTLRGPHARLEPLSHEHRDGLVEAVRDGELWKLWYTSVPRPETMGKEIERRLGLQAAGSMLPFTAFDADGRIAGMTTYMNVDAANRRVEIGSTWYTKRVQRTALNTQCKLLLLTHAFEKLDCIAVEFRTHFFNHQSRRGIERLGAKQDGILRSHQIAPNGTLRDTVVYSIIAAEWPTVKAHLTYQLSEKLRE; encoded by the coding sequence ATGAGCTGGCTTCAACCCGTCACCCTGCGCGGCCCGCATGCAAGGCTCGAGCCGCTGTCGCATGAGCATCGCGACGGGCTGGTGGAGGCAGTGCGGGACGGCGAGCTGTGGAAGCTCTGGTACACGTCTGTCCCGCGGCCCGAGACCATGGGCAAGGAGATCGAGCGCCGGCTCGGCCTGCAGGCGGCGGGATCGATGCTGCCGTTCACGGCGTTCGACGCCGACGGCAGGATCGCCGGCATGACCACCTACATGAACGTGGATGCGGCCAACCGCCGTGTCGAGATCGGCTCGACCTGGTACACGAAGCGGGTGCAGCGCACCGCGCTCAACACCCAATGCAAGCTCCTGCTGCTCACGCACGCGTTCGAAAAGCTCGACTGCATCGCGGTCGAGTTCCGTACCCATTTCTTCAACCATCAGAGCCGGCGCGGCATCGAGCGGCTGGGCGCCAAGCAGGACGGCATCCTGCGCAGCCACCAGATCGCGCCGAACGGCACGCTGCGCGACACCGTGGTCTATTCCATCATCGCGGCCGAATGGCCGACGGTGAAGGCGCATCTGACCTACCAGCTCAGCGAGAAGCTGCGCGAATGA
- a CDS encoding SMP-30/gluconolactonase/LRE family protein produces the protein MSSVRVLASDLEFPEGPVAMPDGSVVLVEIRGQRLTRVWPDGRKEVVAKIPGGPNGAALGPDGKMYVCNNGGFSWIPTRNMIMPGPQPEDYRGGSIQRVDLASGKVETVVDKCGEHALRGPNDLVFDRHGGLWFSDLGKRRAREMDVGAFYYIKPGMKEIVEAVHGVLPANGIGLSPDENTVYIAETPTARLWAYDLSAPGVVRPRDVIYRGERGKPIAGLGGYQMFDSLAVEASGNVCVATLVSGCITVIAPDGSVVEQVPTGDRVTTNIAFGGPELKTAYITLSGKGELIAMDWPRPGLPLNFLNK, from the coding sequence GGACGGCTCTGTCGTGCTGGTGGAAATTCGCGGCCAGCGGCTGACCCGCGTGTGGCCCGACGGCCGCAAGGAAGTGGTGGCCAAGATTCCCGGCGGTCCCAATGGTGCAGCGCTAGGCCCCGACGGCAAGATGTACGTCTGCAACAATGGCGGCTTTTCCTGGATCCCGACCCGCAACATGATCATGCCGGGACCGCAGCCCGAGGACTATCGCGGCGGCTCGATCCAGCGCGTCGATCTTGCGAGCGGCAAGGTCGAGACCGTCGTCGACAAATGCGGCGAGCATGCGCTGCGCGGCCCTAACGATCTGGTGTTCGACCGCCATGGCGGGCTGTGGTTCTCCGATCTCGGCAAGCGCCGCGCCCGCGAGATGGATGTCGGCGCCTTCTATTACATCAAGCCGGGGATGAAGGAGATCGTCGAGGCCGTGCATGGCGTGCTGCCGGCGAACGGCATCGGGCTGTCGCCGGACGAGAACACGGTGTACATCGCGGAGACGCCGACCGCGCGGCTGTGGGCCTACGACCTTTCGGCGCCTGGCGTGGTTCGCCCGCGCGACGTCATCTATCGCGGCGAGCGGGGCAAGCCGATCGCGGGCCTCGGCGGCTACCAGATGTTCGACTCGCTCGCGGTCGAGGCGTCAGGCAATGTCTGCGTCGCGACCCTGGTCTCCGGCTGCATCACGGTGATCGCGCCCGATGGTTCCGTTGTCGAGCAGGTGCCGACCGGCGACCGCGTCACCACCAACATCGCCTTCGGTGGTCCCGAATTGAAAACGGCCTATATCACGCTGTCGGGCAAGGGCGAGCTGATCGCGATGGACTGGCCGCGGCCCGGCCTGCCGCTGAATTTCCTGAACAAGTGA